Proteins from a genomic interval of Ictalurus furcatus strain D&B chromosome 2, Billie_1.0, whole genome shotgun sequence:
- the lrrc4ba gene encoding leucine-rich repeat-containing protein 4B: MRITTVTVLPNPAPFFFLLAQLLFWLLLLGQDIAGATSTCPTPCSCSNQASRVICTRRNLDEVPENISNNTRYLNLQENSIQVIRSDTFKHLRHLEILQLSKNQIRQIEVGAFNGLPNLNTLELFDNRLTLVPSQAFEYLSKLRELWLRNNPIETLPGYAFHRVPSLRRLDLGELKKLDYISDAAFVGLVNLRYLNLGMCGLKDIPNLTPLIRLEELELSGNKLEIIRPGSFQGLESLRKLWLMHSQMSVIERNAFDDLKSLEELNLSHNSLHSLPHDLFTPLQKLERVHLNHNPWVCNCDVLWLSWWLKETVPSNTTCCARCHAPPYLKGKYIGELDQSHFTCYAPVIVEPPTDLNVTEGMAAELKCRTGTSMTSVNWITPNGTLMTHGSYRVRISVLHDGTLNFTNVTLRDTGQYTCMVTNSAGNTTATAVLNVTAADTSVNYTYFTTVTVETVESTGEEDSALRSINETIIHIPGPTPSGRLWHDAIPTTTSSLSVFGSSSSPRATKPTFTVSVSEPSYPTGLDDVMKTTKIIIGCFVAITFMAAVMLVVFYKLRKQHQLHKHHGPARAIEIINVEDEIGASASVRGSGISGGSTMPQAGSSGGSQSLRLHHPEIVNLPNLARTDHLNHYYKPHHFNNNMMSLGLSGSSGIGLNNNNNPCSQAQPTPISCSQVPVSVSSIPSSMPLPTLGIHGSLKGLMGKGQNPQIEPLLFKSGSKENVQETQI, encoded by the exons ATGCGGATCACCACGGTGACCGTCCTTCCTAACCCCGCCCCCTTCTTTTTCCTATTGGCCCAGCTGctgttttggctcctcctcCTGGGCCAGGACATCGCAGGAGCCACGTCGACCTGCCCGACACCTTGCAGCTGCTCCAATCAAGCGAGCCGAGTGATCTGTACCAGACGGAACCTGGACGAGGTTCCGGAAAATATATCCAACAACACGCGGTACCTTAACTTACAGGAGAACTCGATACAG GTGATAAGATCAGATACCTTCAAGCACTTGCGACACTTGGAGATCCTCCAGCTTTCCAAGAACCAGATTCGTCAGATCGAAGTTGGCGCGTTCAATGGCCTCCCGAACCTCAACACTTTGGAACTGTTTGACAACCGTCTCACGCTGGTGCCATCACAAGCGTTCGAGTATCTCAGCAAGCTTCGGGAGCTCTGGCTTCGTAACAACCCCATCGAGACGTTGCCAGGCTATGCCTTCCACCGCGTGCCCTCCCTTCGTCGCCTTGATCTGGGTGAGCTCAAAAAGCTGGACTACATTTCAGATGCTGCCTTTGTCGGCCTTGTCAATCTGCGCTACCTGAACCTGGGCATGTGCGGTCTGAAGGACATCCCCAACCTGACACCCCTGATCCGGCTGGAGGAGCTGGAGCTCTCTGGAAACAAGCTGGAAATCATAAGACCTGGATCGTTCCAAGGCCTGGAGTCTTTGCGCAAACTGTGGCTCATGCACTCCCAGATGTCTGTCATTGAACGCAATGCCTTCGATGACCTTAAGAGTCTGGAAGAGTTGAATCTATCCCACAATTCCCTGCATTCACTGCCCCATGACCTCTTCACCCCATTGCAGAAGCTGGAGAGAGTGCACCTCAACCACAATCCCTGGGTGTGTAATTGTGATGTGCTTTGGCTTAGTTGGTGGCTGAAAGAAACTGTACCAAGTAACACAACTTGCTGTGCCCGGTGCCATGCACCACCCTACCTGAAGGGCAAATACATTGGAGAGCTGGACCAAAGCCATTTCACGTGCTATGCCCCTGTTATCGTCGAGCCCCCCACTGACCTCAACGTGACCGAAGGCATGGCTGCTGAACTCAAGTGCCGTACCGGAACCTCCATGACGTCTGTAAACTGGATTACACCCAATGGAACCTTGATGACCCATGGATCATACCGCGTCCGGATCTCGGTGCTACATGATGGAACTCTGAATTTTACAAATGTCACCTTGCGCGACACTGGTCAGTACACCTGCATGGTGACCAACTCAGCTGGCAACACCACAGCAACTGCCGTCCTGAATGTCACTGCAGCAGACACCAGTGTCAATTACACCTACTTTACTACCGTCACTGTTGAAACTGTAGAATCCACAGGAGAAGAGGATTCGGCCCTACGTTCGATCAATGAGACTATTATACACATCCCTGGTCCTACACCTTCTGGACGTCTCTGGCATGATGCCATCCCAACAACAACTTCCTCTCTATCAGTTTTTGGATCCTCATCTTCTCCCCGAGCAACCAAACCCACAtttactgtctctgtctctgagcCGAGCTACCCCACTGGGCTGGATGATGTAATGAAGACTACCAAGATCATCATTGGCTGCTTTGTGGCTATTACCTTCATGGCAGCTGTCATGCTGGTGGTCTTCTACAAGCTGAGGAAGCAGCACCAGTTGCACAAGCACCATGGACCAGCGAGAGCCATTGAGATTATCAACGTGGAGGATGAAATTGGAGCCAGCGCCAGCGTCCGAGGAAGTGGGATCTCTGGTGGTTCCACCATGCCCCAGGCCGGATCCAGCGGAGGAAGCCAGAGCCTGCGGCTGCATCACCCGGAGATTGTCAACCTACCCAACCTGGCTCGGACGGACCACCTCAACCACTACTACAAGCCCCACCACTTCAACAACAACATGATGAGTTTGGGGCTCTCTGGAAGTTCTGGGATCGgcctcaacaacaacaacaacccgtGTTCCCAGGCCCAACCCACGCCGATCTCCTGTTCCCAGGTGCCCGTCTCAGTGAGCTCCATTCCGTCCTCAATGCCCCTGCCTACCCTCGGCATCCATGGATCACTCAAAGGCCTAATGGGTAAAGGGCAGAACCCTCAAATCGAGCCTTTACTCTTTAAGAGTGGCTCCAAAGAGAATGTCCAAGAAACTCAGATctga